The Chryseobacterium indicum genome includes a window with the following:
- a CDS encoding helix-turn-helix domain-containing protein: MQHTSYTSLDDFYREMTAKLGTDIETIFPKGLHKEIGHFNVFDIAQTLERAKTTSEMPYNRRKYYKISLIRGRNRAEYADKIVQIKGNALLFATPKVPYHWIPEDPFQSGSFCVFTEDFFIKDKSHNTLEDLPIFQPGNVPLFEIEDDLADEIEQLYDKMKKEINSDYIFKYDLIRNYVLELIHYGQKLQPASKLSTSNDASLRVVSLFIELLERQFPIESSDQRLQLKTAKDYADRLAVHVNYLNKKLKESTGKTTTEIIAERVIQEAKILLKQTKWNVSEISYALGFEEIAHFSNFFKKKTSLAPLEFRS, translated from the coding sequence ATGCAGCATACTTCCTACACTTCGCTGGATGACTTTTACAGAGAAATGACCGCAAAACTCGGAACGGATATCGAGACTATATTTCCGAAAGGGCTTCATAAGGAAATCGGTCATTTTAATGTGTTTGATATTGCCCAAACTCTGGAAAGAGCAAAAACAACTTCTGAAATGCCTTACAACAGAAGAAAATATTACAAGATAAGCTTAATAAGAGGCAGAAACAGAGCGGAATATGCAGATAAAATTGTTCAGATAAAAGGGAATGCGCTTTTATTTGCGACTCCTAAAGTTCCGTATCATTGGATTCCGGAAGATCCTTTTCAGTCGGGGAGTTTCTGCGTTTTTACGGAAGATTTTTTTATTAAGGATAAATCGCACAATACTCTTGAAGATTTGCCGATCTTTCAGCCGGGAAATGTACCTCTTTTTGAGATTGAGGATGATCTGGCAGATGAAATTGAACAACTGTACGATAAGATGAAAAAAGAAATTAATTCTGATTATATCTTTAAGTATGACCTTATCAGGAATTATGTTCTGGAGCTTATTCATTACGGACAGAAGCTGCAGCCGGCTTCAAAATTATCGACGTCAAATGATGCTTCACTGCGTGTTGTTTCGCTGTTTATAGAACTGTTGGAAAGGCAGTTTCCCATAGAATCGTCGGATCAGAGACTGCAGCTGAAAACGGCAAAAGATTATGCAGACCGATTGGCGGTTCATGTAAATTATTTAAATAAAAAACTGAAAGAAAGTACGGGGAAAACCACTACGGAAATTATTGCAGAAAGGGTTATTCAGGAAGCAAAAATTCTTCTGAAACAGACCAAGTGGAATGTTTCTGAGATTTCCTACGCTCTCGGATTTGAGGAAATTGCACACTTTTCTAACTTTTTCAAAAAGAAAACATCTCTCGCTCCTTTGGAATTCCGGTCATGA
- a CDS encoding SDR family NAD(P)-dependent oxidoreductase: MEKRTKIALITGGSRGLGRNSAIKIAQKGLDVILTYRTNKEEADRVVEEIQSLGQKAIVYQLDTKEVKSFDAFVKTVGDHLEENTGSRNIDYLINNAGTALYCPIPEVTEEKLDDMVDIHFKGVFFLTQKFLPFMNENGGIINVSSGLARFALPGSSVYGSMKAAIDMLTKYQAKELGARKIKSNVVAPGAIETDFGGGRTRDDKNINAMVANNTALGRAGVPDDIGGIVAFLCTEEARWINGQRIEVSGGMFL; encoded by the coding sequence ATGGAAAAAAGAACAAAAATTGCTCTGATTACAGGTGGAAGCAGAGGATTAGGAAGAAATTCTGCTATTAAAATTGCCCAGAAAGGTCTTGATGTCATCTTAACTTACAGAACCAATAAGGAAGAAGCGGACAGGGTAGTAGAAGAAATTCAGTCTTTAGGACAGAAAGCAATTGTTTATCAACTGGATACAAAAGAGGTGAAAAGTTTTGATGCTTTTGTAAAAACGGTGGGAGATCACCTTGAAGAAAATACAGGAAGCCGAAACATCGATTATCTCATCAACAATGCAGGAACAGCTTTGTACTGCCCGATTCCGGAGGTTACCGAAGAGAAGTTGGACGATATGGTGGATATTCATTTCAAGGGTGTATTTTTCCTGACTCAGAAGTTTTTGCCTTTTATGAATGAAAACGGAGGAATCATCAACGTTTCTTCAGGATTGGCAAGGTTTGCGTTACCCGGATCTTCCGTATATGGTTCTATGAAAGCAGCGATTGATATGCTTACGAAATATCAGGCAAAAGAGCTGGGCGCAAGAAAAATTAAATCCAATGTTGTGGCTCCCGGTGCTATTGAAACAGATTTTGGCGGCGGAAGAACAAGGGATGATAAAAATATCAATGCTATGGTTGCCAATAATACCGCTTTAGGAAGAGCAGGTGTTCCCGACGATATCGGCGGAATAGTGGCTTTCCTGTGTACCGAAGAGGCAAGATGGATCAACGGACAGAGAATTGAAGTTTCCGGAGGTATGTTTTTATAA
- a CDS encoding methionine aminotransferase: protein MIQLPLSKLSNVGTTIFSQMTQLANENEAINLSQGFPDFMPDSELLDHVDHFIKKGFNQYAPMGGMIGLKEEIAGKIENSHQAVYHPDSEITVTAGGTQAIFTAIATFVKKEDEVIIFEPAYDCYEPTVELFGGIVKRFEMKAPDYEIDWNVVKNLISEKTKMIILNNPNNPSGKILKENDIQELIKIVEGTSILILSDEVYENIVFDGKQHLSICKYPELKNRSLLVASFGKLFHVTGWKIGYCAAPKYLTDEFRKIHQFNVFSVNTPMQLALAEYMKNPDHYNQLNQFFQEKRDFLRQGLANTSFELLDCEGTYFQALKYDKISDKNDLDFAHELTINHKVASVPFSSFYKNKLNENVIRLCFAKKQETLERALENLSKL from the coding sequence ATGATACAACTTCCTTTATCTAAACTCTCCAATGTGGGAACTACGATTTTTAGTCAGATGACGCAGCTTGCCAATGAAAATGAAGCCATCAATCTGTCGCAGGGGTTTCCCGATTTCATGCCGGATTCCGAATTGCTGGATCATGTGGATCATTTCATTAAAAAAGGCTTTAATCAGTATGCGCCGATGGGCGGAATGATCGGTTTGAAGGAAGAAATTGCCGGAAAAATTGAAAATTCTCATCAGGCAGTGTATCATCCGGATTCTGAAATTACCGTTACTGCAGGCGGAACTCAGGCTATTTTCACTGCAATTGCGACTTTTGTAAAGAAAGAAGATGAGGTGATTATTTTTGAACCGGCTTATGACTGCTATGAGCCAACCGTAGAACTTTTCGGAGGAATCGTAAAACGTTTCGAGATGAAAGCTCCCGATTATGAAATCGACTGGAATGTTGTGAAAAATTTAATCTCGGAAAAAACAAAGATGATCATCCTGAATAACCCGAACAATCCTTCCGGAAAGATTTTAAAGGAAAATGATATTCAGGAATTAATTAAAATTGTGGAAGGAACTTCTATCCTGATTTTAAGTGATGAAGTATATGAAAATATTGTCTTTGACGGAAAACAGCATTTAAGCATCTGCAAATATCCCGAACTGAAAAACAGAAGCCTTTTAGTGGCTTCATTCGGAAAATTGTTTCATGTTACCGGCTGGAAAATAGGTTATTGTGCGGCTCCGAAATATCTGACTGATGAATTCAGGAAAATCCATCAGTTTAATGTTTTCTCCGTGAATACACCGATGCAGCTTGCTTTGGCGGAGTATATGAAAAATCCGGATCATTACAATCAGCTGAATCAGTTCTTTCAGGAAAAAAGAGATTTTTTAAGACAGGGTTTAGCCAATACTTCTTTTGAATTACTGGATTGCGAAGGAACGTATTTTCAGGCTTTAAAATACGATAAGATTTCTGACAAAAATGATCTTGATTTCGCTCACGAACTCACGATTAATCATAAAGTGGCAAGTGTTCCTTTTTCTTCTTTTTATAAAAACAAACTGAATGAAAATGTAATCCGTTTGTGTTTTGCCAAGAAGCAGGAAACTTTAGAAAGAGCTTTGGAAAATTTGTCTAAACTGTAA
- a CDS encoding T9SS type A sorting domain-containing protein, with amino-acid sequence MKTNLKTGGLLLRSFQIIKSQRLLLAILISLISYSEVSAHASTITRKWCGGFFHRKFVAQAQTSALSYTKYVTGYNCIGQFVGYGNIGYWSSTCSNESKGCSRPQTATCSKSGTVYDQVYNLCTLSFTGPYAYNSYAKAEHLTSGIYLTQTSSGRGSAGLTGSYALDEKKFSRLVDNGTSFGEITGDVTVNDNNQLVVTKMNGRISVTPSADFYSDVKIVVIKENVNISDDEALANEQAVQNGTYPDVVYTATVHISKNGLVYDGIFKNGFISNQIKEYATAQEKGVSFSNFSSSVPINVNLNDDEKLTLVTVMDGGFDISTAVVQKNANTATDNTLSFESPKLTPNPAKDYVDVNINLEKSELITVRIISSLGKISSEKSQMLNSGKQSIRLGTEQLLPGTYIVEIKSSSKTTSQKLLITR; translated from the coding sequence ATGAAAACAAATCTAAAAACCGGAGGACTGCTTCTGAGAAGCTTCCAAATCATAAAATCGCAAAGATTACTTTTAGCCATTTTAATCAGTCTGATTTCTTATTCAGAAGTTTCTGCGCATGCTTCTACGATTACAAGAAAATGGTGCGGCGGATTTTTTCACAGAAAATTTGTTGCTCAGGCTCAGACTTCCGCACTTTCTTACACAAAATATGTAACAGGCTATAATTGTATCGGGCAATTTGTAGGATATGGAAATATAGGTTACTGGTCTTCAACCTGCTCCAATGAAAGCAAAGGATGTTCCCGTCCTCAGACAGCCACCTGCAGCAAAAGCGGAACGGTTTACGATCAGGTTTACAATCTTTGTACACTTTCTTTCACAGGTCCCTATGCGTATAACAGCTATGCAAAAGCCGAACATCTTACAAGCGGAATTTATCTTACGCAGACTTCCTCAGGCAGAGGTTCTGCAGGACTTACAGGAAGTTATGCTTTAGATGAAAAGAAGTTCTCCAGACTTGTAGACAATGGTACTTCTTTCGGAGAAATTACCGGCGATGTTACGGTGAATGATAACAATCAGCTTGTTGTTACTAAAATGAACGGAAGAATCAGTGTTACTCCGTCAGCAGATTTTTATTCTGACGTAAAAATAGTTGTTATTAAAGAAAACGTTAATATTTCGGATGATGAAGCGCTTGCTAATGAACAGGCTGTGCAAAACGGAACTTATCCCGATGTAGTGTATACCGCAACCGTACATATTTCTAAAAACGGACTTGTGTACGACGGAATTTTTAAAAACGGATTTATAAGCAACCAGATTAAAGAATATGCTACCGCACAGGAAAAAGGTGTTTCTTTCAGCAATTTTTCTTCATCGGTTCCTATTAATGTTAATTTAAATGATGATGAAAAGCTTACACTGGTAACAGTAATGGATGGCGGATTTGATATCAGTACCGCAGTGGTGCAAAAAAATGCAAATACAGCTACGGACAATACTTTATCATTCGAAAGTCCAAAACTTACTCCTAATCCTGCAAAAGATTATGTAGACGTAAATATCAATCTGGAAAAAAGCGAATTGATTACTGTAAGAATCATCAGTTCTTTAGGTAAAATATCTTCTGAAAAATCTCAAATGCTGAACAGCGGAAAACAATCCATAAGGCTCGGCACAGAACAGCTTCTTCCGGGAACTTATATTGTTGAGATAAAATCGTCCTCCAAAACTACTTCGCAAAAGTTACTCATAACGAGGTAA
- a CDS encoding T9SS type A sorting domain-containing protein, with the protein MVRMYFLTLCFLLGSVMLFGQNPPCSDFNDPVNPYGNWAPAAPPNGNVSVGVDSPNPLDGSQFLVIKDKSGGSWYQNWKDYQNLGKYFLGQCIYFDFYLENDSGYGLPYHPYITISDGTNSATFVASVTVTPGSGWVRIKAPIQLSSGGVLPSNSDGAWTMSPVNAAVFDNIIMNTQLIAITPDITSTQQEVMYFDNICVKPCEGCNECNSNFKIQTTTSTSGNYTTAQVFLESTNSPSMYKVDWGDGTTGNVLTSHTYNTPGSYTVCVTQLQGDVPKCKTCISICIPKPAEGGNARNSANLKSPLKDVADAARAESGTASQLDYNLVPNPAKNYVDVQTNLAKRGNVTIRIMDASGKILISNSETVESGKQSIKINTEKLIQGTYIVEVQSDNSKSAQKLLISK; encoded by the coding sequence ATGGTAAGAATGTATTTTTTAACTCTCTGTTTTCTATTAGGAAGCGTCATGCTTTTCGGGCAAAATCCACCCTGCTCAGATTTTAATGATCCTGTAAATCCTTACGGAAACTGGGCTCCTGCTGCACCGCCCAACGGAAACGTTAGTGTAGGTGTAGATTCTCCCAATCCGCTTGACGGATCACAGTTTCTTGTTATTAAGGATAAATCCGGAGGTTCCTGGTATCAGAACTGGAAAGATTACCAGAATCTGGGAAAATATTTTCTGGGACAGTGTATTTACTTTGATTTTTATCTGGAAAACGACAGTGGCTATGGATTGCCTTATCATCCGTACATTACTATTTCCGACGGAACCAACAGTGCGACGTTTGTTGCGAGCGTAACTGTAACTCCCGGAAGCGGATGGGTTCGTATAAAAGCGCCTATTCAGCTTTCCAGCGGCGGTGTCCTTCCGAGCAATTCCGACGGAGCATGGACGATGAGTCCCGTTAATGCGGCAGTTTTTGATAATATCATCATGAATACTCAGCTTATTGCGATCACTCCGGATATTACCTCTACACAACAGGAAGTTATGTATTTTGATAATATTTGTGTAAAACCTTGTGAAGGCTGTAACGAATGTAACTCTAACTTTAAAATCCAGACCACAACCAGTACATCCGGAAATTATACCACGGCTCAGGTATTTTTAGAAAGCACCAATTCTCCAAGTATGTATAAGGTAGACTGGGGCGACGGAACGACAGGCAACGTACTTACTTCGCATACCTACAACACACCGGGAAGCTATACAGTCTGTGTGACTCAGCTTCAGGGAGACGTACCTAAATGTAAAACCTGTATTTCAATCTGTATTCCGAAACCCGCAGAAGGCGGAAATGCCAGAAATTCGGCTAATCTGAAATCTCCTCTGAAAGATGTGGCAGATGCAGCAAGAGCAGAATCCGGAACAGCCAGCCAACTGGATTATAATCTGGTTCCCAATCCTGCAAAAAATTATGTGGATGTGCAGACTAATCTGGCAAAAAGAGGAAATGTAACCATCAGAATAATGGATGCTTCCGGAAAAATTCTGATCAGTAATTCTGAAACAGTGGAAAGCGGAAAACAAAGCATCAAGATTAATACAGAGAAACTGATTCAGGGGACCTACATCGTAGAAGTGCAGTCTGATAACAGTAAATCTGCACAAAAGCTTTTAATTTCGAAGTAA
- a CDS encoding T9SS type A sorting domain-containing protein: MKKSLLHAKNLFAAAMIFSGGLVNAQQWLTTGNAGTTAGNYAGTTGATAFYLRTNGTAAVPGQAILNEFGSFIVDGDNNTNIVKSKGNIVAGAGNTIGAGSGSSLVSGWGNNLAAAAGANLVSGQDNVVLNNASKSVALGWKNVIRNANQFAIGVGIDLGNFYSGGFGIDLAATGDRSFVIGSGTGGTKLTNSIPRSIMFGMSPTSTMLIVDQYVGVRTTAPTANFHTVGTVRLQGLPNGSGRALVVDNDGNVMVATSTITRQANNETDYQIQIDELKNEIKELKELLKQNKMSVDMSSEAHEAKLYQNAPNPGKGETIIKYYLPKDTKNASIEIYNASGQMMKTISLKEKGNGSINLSGIRGGSYVYSLIADGKIADSKKMLIQE; the protein is encoded by the coding sequence ATGAAAAAAAGTCTATTACATGCGAAAAATCTTTTTGCAGCAGCAATGATCTTTTCCGGCGGTTTAGTAAATGCACAACAATGGTTAACGACAGGAAACGCAGGAACTACCGCAGGAAACTATGCCGGAACAACAGGAGCAACTGCATTTTATCTGAGAACGAACGGAACTGCAGCGGTTCCCGGACAGGCGATTCTTAATGAATTCGGAAGCTTTATTGTAGATGGAGACAACAATACCAACATTGTAAAATCCAAAGGAAATATTGTCGCCGGTGCAGGTAACACTATCGGAGCAGGATCCGGAAGTTCATTGGTAAGCGGCTGGGGAAATAATTTGGCGGCTGCAGCAGGAGCCAATCTGGTGAGCGGACAGGACAACGTTGTATTGAATAATGCAAGTAAATCTGTTGCTTTAGGGTGGAAAAACGTCATCAGGAATGCCAATCAGTTTGCGATTGGGGTAGGAATTGATCTCGGAAACTTTTATTCGGGAGGATTCGGGATTGATCTTGCGGCAACCGGTGACCGTTCTTTCGTTATCGGATCCGGAACGGGCGGAACAAAATTAACGAACAGTATTCCGCGTTCTATTATGTTTGGTATGTCACCAACTTCCACAATGCTGATCGTAGATCAATATGTCGGCGTAAGAACAACGGCTCCTACGGCTAATTTTCATACTGTAGGAACAGTGCGGCTTCAGGGGCTTCCTAATGGATCCGGAAGAGCATTGGTTGTAGATAATGACGGAAATGTGATGGTGGCAACAAGTACGATTACACGACAAGCAAATAATGAAACCGATTATCAGATCCAGATTGATGAATTGAAAAATGAAATTAAAGAGCTGAAAGAGCTGCTGAAACAAAATAAAATGAGCGTTGATATGAGCTCAGAAGCCCATGAAGCAAAATTATATCAAAACGCTCCTAATCCCGGAAAAGGCGAAACAATCATCAAATATTATCTTCCAAAAGATACCAAGAATGCCTCCATTGAAATCTATAATGCTTCAGGGCAGATGATGAAAACCATTTCCTTGAAAGAAAAAGGAAACGGAAGCATCAATCTTTCAGGAATAAGAGGCGGTTCTTATGTTTACAGTCTTATTGCAGACGGGAAAATTGCAGACTCAAAAAAAATGCTGATTCAGGAATAG
- a CDS encoding LytR/AlgR family response regulator transcription factor — translation MKNKLNAFIIDDKDDGKCISRLLKKEFPEFEVHLQKSGILFEPDYFSKNSPDILFVDIQYFDDKSAEILMKLKENDFPIILVTESEKSAIQAIKKGFIRYVFKPLKNLDFVLTVNKALEKFRKNKASHSAGSQNKINLPTLQGFKRVNIDEIIRCEADSNYTSIYLSDKSKVMVSKTLCDFEKNLSEYNFFRIHHKHLINLEHLKEYIKGKGGQVVMADNSVLDVSIRKKNEFLHKMA, via the coding sequence ATGAAAAATAAATTGAATGCCTTCATCATTGATGACAAGGATGATGGCAAATGCATTTCCCGATTACTGAAAAAGGAATTTCCTGAATTTGAAGTGCATCTTCAGAAGAGCGGTATCCTTTTCGAGCCAGATTATTTCAGCAAGAATTCTCCGGATATTCTATTCGTTGATATTCAGTATTTCGACGACAAGAGTGCGGAAATACTGATGAAGCTGAAAGAAAATGATTTCCCCATTATATTGGTTACGGAATCAGAAAAATCAGCCATTCAGGCTATAAAAAAAGGGTTTATCCGTTATGTTTTTAAACCTTTAAAAAATCTGGATTTTGTTCTCACTGTTAATAAAGCACTTGAAAAATTCAGAAAAAATAAAGCTTCTCATTCTGCAGGTTCTCAAAACAAAATTAATCTTCCCACCCTGCAAGGCTTTAAGCGGGTAAATATTGATGAAATCATCCGTTGCGAAGCAGATTCCAACTACACTTCTATTTACCTTTCTGATAAAAGCAAAGTAATGGTTTCGAAAACCTTATGCGATTTTGAAAAAAATCTTTCAGAATATAATTTCTTCAGAATTCATCATAAGCATCTCATCAATCTGGAACATCTGAAAGAATACATCAAAGGAAAAGGCGGACAGGTTGTAATGGCAGACAATTCTGTGCTTGACGTTTCTATCCGAAAGAAAAATGAGTTTCTTCATAAAATGGCTTAA
- a CDS encoding DNA topoisomerase IV subunit B yields the protein MSQEINPIYSEDNIRTLDWQEHIRLRPGMYIGKLGDGSSADDGIYILLKEILDNSIDEFRMKAGKRIEIKLDDGKVTIRDFGRGIPLGKVVDAVSKMNTGGKYDSKAFKKSVGLNGVGTKAVNALSDYFRVRSFRDGRMKAAEFSRGIITENFEEKDSSDRNGTEISFIPDADIFLHFKFRKEYIERMLRNYAYLNPGLKILFNGETFFSENGLKDLLDEELENETLYPIVHLKDNDIEVAITHTDKSQTETYFSFVNGQNTTQGGTHLNAFREAYVKTIREFFNKNFDASDVRKSIVAAVSINVEEPVFESQTKTKLGSNDIGPNGPTVRTFVIDFLKSKLDNFLHKNPEVAEAIQRKILISERERKELSGIQKLARERAKKVSLHNKKLRDCRQHYNDQKNERKGETQIFITEGDSASGSITKSRDVETQAVFSLKGKPLNCYGLTKKVVYENEEFNLLQAALNIEESLEDLRYNQVIIATDADVDGMHIRLLMITFFLQFFPDLIKNGHLYILQTPLFRVRNKKETRYCYTEQERIKALNELGRNPEITRFKGLGEISPDEFKHFIGKDIRLEPVVVGKDQTIDQLLEFYMGKNTPDRQTFILENLVVEDPDINKKDILSEVIDEN from the coding sequence ATGTCACAAGAAATAAATCCGATCTATTCCGAAGATAATATCAGAACCCTCGATTGGCAGGAACACATCCGCCTGCGTCCCGGAATGTACATCGGGAAGCTGGGAGACGGGTCTTCCGCCGATGATGGTATCTACATTTTACTGAAAGAAATTCTGGACAACTCCATTGATGAGTTCAGGATGAAAGCAGGTAAAAGAATTGAAATAAAATTAGACGACGGAAAAGTCACGATCCGTGATTTCGGACGCGGTATTCCACTGGGGAAAGTAGTGGATGCGGTTTCCAAAATGAATACCGGAGGAAAGTACGACAGTAAGGCCTTCAAAAAATCGGTAGGTCTTAACGGAGTCGGTACAAAAGCAGTTAATGCCCTTTCCGATTATTTCCGCGTTCGTTCTTTCCGTGACGGGAGGATGAAAGCCGCAGAGTTTTCCAGAGGTATTATTACAGAAAATTTTGAAGAAAAAGACTCCTCAGACAGAAACGGAACCGAGATTTCCTTTATTCCGGATGCGGATATTTTCCTTCACTTCAAATTCAGAAAAGAGTATATTGAAAGAATGCTCCGCAATTATGCGTATCTGAATCCCGGCTTAAAAATCCTTTTCAACGGAGAAACCTTCTTTTCAGAGAACGGACTGAAAGATTTGCTGGATGAAGAGCTGGAAAACGAAACCCTTTATCCCATTGTTCATCTGAAAGACAATGATATCGAAGTTGCCATTACGCACACCGATAAATCTCAGACCGAAACGTATTTTTCATTCGTTAACGGACAGAATACAACGCAGGGAGGAACGCATTTAAATGCCTTCAGAGAAGCGTATGTAAAAACAATCCGTGAGTTTTTCAATAAAAATTTTGATGCTTCCGACGTTAGAAAATCAATTGTGGCAGCAGTTTCCATTAACGTGGAAGAACCGGTTTTCGAATCTCAGACCAAAACAAAGTTAGGATCCAATGATATCGGACCGAACGGACCCACCGTAAGAACTTTTGTTATTGATTTCCTGAAAAGTAAATTAGATAACTTCTTACACAAAAATCCTGAAGTGGCAGAAGCGATCCAGAGAAAGATTTTAATCTCGGAAAGAGAAAGAAAAGAACTTTCAGGAATTCAGAAGCTGGCGAGAGAAAGAGCCAAAAAAGTTTCTCTCCACAATAAAAAGCTTCGCGACTGCAGACAGCATTACAACGATCAGAAAAACGAAAGAAAAGGAGAAACCCAGATCTTCATTACCGAGGGAGATTCTGCATCAGGATCCATCACAAAATCCAGAGATGTAGAAACACAGGCGGTTTTTTCCCTGAAAGGTAAACCATTGAACTGTTATGGTTTAACTAAAAAAGTAGTGTACGAAAACGAAGAATTCAATCTTCTTCAGGCCGCTCTGAATATTGAAGAAAGTCTCGAAGATCTTCGGTACAATCAGGTAATTATAGCAACCGATGCCGATGTAGACGGAATGCATATTCGTCTGCTGATGATTACATTTTTCCTGCAGTTCTTTCCGGATCTCATCAAGAATGGTCACCTTTATATTCTTCAGACTCCGTTATTCAGGGTGAGAAACAAAAAAGAAACACGATACTGCTATACAGAACAGGAAAGGATAAAAGCACTGAACGAACTGGGAAGAAATCCTGAGATCACCCGATTTAAAGGATTGGGAGAAATTTCTCCTGATGAATTCAAGCATTTTATCGGAAAAGACATCCGTCTGGAACCTGTTGTCGTAGGAAAAGATCAGACGATTGATCAGCTTCTTGAATTTTACATGGGAAAGAACACTCCGGACAGGCAAACTTTTATTCTTGAAAATCTGGTAGTTGAAGATCCGGACATAAATAAAAAAGACATATTGAGTGAAGTCATAGATGAAAATTAA